In Myxococcus stipitatus, the following are encoded in one genomic region:
- a CDS encoding penicillin acylase family protein produces the protein MEEPAKYEATIRRTAHGIPHITAKDMGSLSYGQGYAFAKDHVCILSDQIIKVRGERARYLGPGPSSFYAGSDFGYKVLQLHEKAEAAFPKLPADIQEMFNGYVAGFNRYVKETPPEKLPRPCTNAPWVKPISAVDLFAYDISVGLAGSSYQLILAIAAAVPPIPGAASEGRPPMDSFKVERPEHHSVGSNGWAIGGDRAANGRGMVVANPHFPWEGELKLWESHLTVPGQLNVYGVGLLGVPAVLIGFNDHVAWTHTFSSGQRMTLYGLQLVPGKPTRYKYGTEERDMVSRDITILVKLPEGSLTSVTQKFYSSHYGPIIAIPNVAPWTTQTALTYRDANLENTQLVSQFVGMNRAKSLEEFQNVFAQVQGIPWVNTMAADRQGNVWYADATPTPNLSQTAIATWRAASNMPTQPTYAIWRDMGLVLLDGSNPENEWREVPNARSPGLVPYSGIPKLGRRDFVFNANDSYWLANPAQPLTGFSPMHGLEGVGQTPRTRMNAVLLTERDGASGPDYKFTVAELENAILGNRGMMAELLRSQVVARCTGVPTVQVNTTVIDISQACATLAAWDGRYDTGSKGAALWREFSGAFSMGELSTGASAAGVASLYAVPFDATKPIETPNTLKAAPTNGGSDSVLVALANAVYRLNLAHIPVDAPLGQSQYSTRVDGKRIPIHGGGSYDGTANVVSWGTLKSTTPDSDFSAERGRDMINSRTNLTDTGYVINNGSSFIMAMEFTENSVNGRAVLTYSQSSDKASPYYADQTELFSNKQWRPIVFTEEAIAASKVDEVKISGN, from the coding sequence GTGGAAGAGCCGGCCAAGTACGAGGCCACCATCCGCCGGACCGCCCATGGCATCCCGCACATCACCGCCAAGGACATGGGCAGCCTGTCCTACGGCCAGGGCTATGCGTTCGCGAAGGACCATGTCTGCATCCTGTCGGATCAGATCATCAAGGTCCGCGGCGAGCGCGCGCGCTATCTGGGCCCGGGCCCCAGCAGCTTCTATGCGGGCAGCGACTTCGGCTACAAGGTCCTGCAGCTCCACGAGAAGGCGGAGGCCGCCTTCCCCAAGCTCCCGGCCGACATCCAGGAGATGTTCAATGGCTACGTCGCGGGCTTCAACCGCTACGTGAAGGAGACGCCGCCCGAGAAGCTCCCGCGGCCCTGCACCAACGCGCCCTGGGTCAAGCCCATCAGCGCCGTGGACCTGTTCGCCTACGACATCAGCGTGGGCCTCGCGGGCAGCAGCTACCAGCTCATCCTGGCCATCGCCGCGGCGGTGCCGCCCATCCCCGGCGCGGCCAGCGAAGGCCGCCCGCCGATGGACAGCTTCAAGGTGGAGCGCCCGGAGCATCACAGCGTTGGTAGCAACGGCTGGGCCATCGGCGGGGACCGCGCCGCCAACGGCCGCGGCATGGTGGTGGCCAACCCGCACTTCCCCTGGGAGGGCGAGCTCAAGCTCTGGGAGAGCCACCTCACCGTTCCCGGCCAGCTCAACGTCTACGGCGTGGGCCTGCTGGGCGTGCCCGCGGTGCTCATCGGCTTCAACGACCACGTGGCCTGGACGCACACCTTCTCGTCCGGTCAGCGCATGACGCTCTACGGGCTGCAGCTCGTGCCCGGCAAGCCCACGCGCTACAAGTACGGGACCGAGGAGCGGGACATGGTCTCCCGCGACATCACCATCCTGGTGAAGCTGCCGGAAGGCTCGCTGACGAGCGTCACCCAGAAGTTCTACAGCAGCCACTACGGCCCCATCATCGCCATCCCCAACGTGGCGCCGTGGACCACGCAGACGGCGCTCACCTACCGCGACGCCAACCTGGAGAACACGCAGCTGGTCTCCCAGTTCGTGGGGATGAACCGGGCCAAGAGCCTGGAGGAGTTCCAGAACGTGTTCGCCCAGGTCCAGGGCATCCCCTGGGTCAACACCATGGCCGCGGACCGCCAGGGCAACGTCTGGTACGCCGACGCCACCCCCACGCCCAACCTCAGCCAGACGGCCATCGCCACGTGGCGCGCGGCCTCCAACATGCCGACCCAGCCGACGTACGCCATCTGGCGCGACATGGGCCTGGTGCTGCTCGACGGCAGCAACCCGGAGAACGAGTGGCGTGAAGTGCCCAACGCGCGCAGCCCCGGCCTGGTGCCCTACAGCGGCATTCCCAAGCTGGGCCGCCGCGACTTCGTCTTCAACGCCAACGACAGCTACTGGCTGGCCAACCCCGCGCAGCCGCTCACCGGCTTCTCGCCCATGCACGGTCTGGAGGGCGTGGGCCAGACGCCTCGTACGCGCATGAACGCCGTGCTGCTCACCGAGCGGGACGGCGCGTCCGGTCCGGACTACAAGTTCACCGTGGCGGAGCTGGAGAACGCCATCCTGGGCAACCGCGGCATGATGGCGGAGCTGCTGCGCAGCCAGGTCGTGGCGCGCTGCACGGGCGTGCCGACGGTGCAGGTGAACACCACCGTCATCGACATCAGCCAGGCCTGCGCGACGCTGGCCGCGTGGGACGGGCGCTACGACACGGGCAGCAAGGGCGCGGCCCTGTGGCGCGAGTTCAGCGGCGCGTTCTCCATGGGTGAGCTCTCCACGGGGGCCTCGGCCGCGGGTGTCGCCTCGCTGTACGCGGTGCCGTTCGACGCGACGAAGCCCATCGAGACGCCGAACACGCTGAAGGCCGCTCCGACCAACGGTGGCTCCGACTCGGTGCTCGTCGCGCTGGCCAACGCCGTCTACCGGCTCAACCTCGCGCACATCCCGGTGGACGCGCCGCTGGGTCAGTCGCAGTACAGCACCCGCGTGGACGGCAAGCGCATCCCCATCCACGGCGGCGGCTCCTACGATGGCACGGCCAACGTCGTCTCCTGGGGCACGCTCAAGTCCACCACGCCCGACTCCGACTTCAGCGCGGAGCGCGGCAGGGACATGATCAACAGCCGCACCAACCTGACCGACACGGGCTACGTCATCAACAATGGCAGCAGCTTCATCATGGCCATGGAGTTCACCGAGAACAGCGTCAACGGCCGCGCGGTGCTCACCTACAGCCAGTCCAGCGACAAGGCGTCGCCGTACTACGCGGACCAGACGGAGCTGTTCTCCAACAAGCAGTGGCGCCCCATCGTCTTCACCGAGGAGGCCATCGCCGCCTCCAAGGTCGACGAGGTGAAGATCTCCGGGAACTGA
- a CDS encoding protein kinase domain-containing protein, which produces MTIETYGRYQLLKRLAMGGMAQLYLARQPGPEGFEKLVVVKRILPHLAENDDFVKMFLDEARIAARLNHANVVQIFDLGAQDDSFFIAMEYIHGEDMRRVWKQSEAMAQPMPVPLVCRILIEACAGLDYAHKRTDPTTGKALGIVHRDVSPQNILVTFEGGVKVVDFGIAKAADQATVTRSGVLKGKYSYMSPEQAAGQRVDCRADIFALGVVLYELLTSTRLFKRGSDIQTLAAVAECKVLPPSQVSPRVPQDLDAIVLKALAKDPADRYQEAVHLQLALEEWLSERRLPSSTAHVAAYMKEIYAERLASEARSGELPSEDSSDSASGSGRQEAGSRRTGLRPALPRTSGSSEGETAALRPRGTGKTGRIELASPGARLSGQRKAVEPAAPDKTSRSGLGVVQAPPRVEEDAPTMDGRAASRATLTDVKAATEPKPAEVRASTRPVPVVTHHVEEDAPTLAMPELAGPLPKPSRVALPLPQVDDLEEEDAPTLSLGMARPGRKKAGTNRAVEAPSPPSRLGWWIPAVGLGVVVLVLLWAWLKPEPVVLAPARVETVPSGARVVFDGQEMPARTPVTLPEMPEGRYTLVLYREGYQELRTELEVKDSGPVPLGVLRLVPVVQRAPAPEASTAEAPQAPQPPVEAAPAAKVRLRVDAEPSRAVVIVDGQQRGAAPVVVEAAPGVALAVRVEAEKYRPSERTVTVGSAPEQVERFTLQPEERVAPPVRTPRPEARVESRTAKVRFAVRPWAEVTCGGKKLGETPFEEVELRVGTYDCKFFNPDLKKTVSRRIEVRPIDLNVVSVKLE; this is translated from the coding sequence GTGACCATTGAAACGTATGGCAGGTACCAGCTCCTGAAGCGGCTCGCCATGGGCGGGATGGCGCAGTTGTACCTCGCGCGCCAGCCGGGCCCGGAGGGCTTCGAGAAGCTGGTGGTGGTGAAGCGGATCCTCCCGCACCTCGCGGAGAACGACGACTTCGTCAAGATGTTCCTGGACGAGGCGCGCATCGCGGCGCGGCTCAATCACGCCAACGTCGTGCAGATTTTCGACCTGGGCGCGCAGGACGACTCGTTCTTCATCGCCATGGAGTACATCCACGGCGAGGACATGCGGCGGGTGTGGAAGCAGTCGGAGGCCATGGCGCAGCCGATGCCGGTGCCGCTGGTGTGCCGCATCCTCATCGAGGCGTGCGCGGGCCTGGACTACGCGCACAAGCGCACGGACCCGACGACGGGCAAGGCCCTGGGCATCGTCCACCGCGACGTGTCTCCGCAGAACATCCTCGTGACGTTCGAGGGTGGGGTGAAGGTGGTGGACTTCGGTATCGCCAAGGCGGCGGACCAGGCCACGGTGACGCGCTCGGGGGTGTTGAAGGGCAAGTATTCGTACATGTCGCCGGAGCAGGCGGCGGGACAGCGGGTGGACTGCCGCGCGGACATCTTCGCGCTGGGCGTGGTGTTGTACGAACTGCTCACGAGCACGCGGTTGTTCAAGCGGGGCAGCGACATCCAGACACTGGCCGCCGTGGCCGAGTGCAAGGTGCTGCCTCCGTCGCAGGTGTCCCCGCGCGTGCCGCAGGACCTGGACGCCATCGTGCTCAAGGCGTTGGCGAAGGACCCGGCGGACCGCTACCAGGAGGCCGTGCACCTCCAACTCGCGCTGGAGGAGTGGCTGAGCGAGCGCAGGTTGCCTTCGTCCACCGCGCACGTCGCCGCGTACATGAAGGAGATCTACGCGGAGCGGCTGGCCTCCGAGGCGCGCTCGGGTGAGCTGCCGTCGGAGGACTCCTCTGACTCCGCGTCCGGTTCGGGGCGGCAGGAGGCGGGCTCGCGGCGCACCGGGTTGCGGCCCGCGCTGCCGCGCACCAGTGGTTCGTCGGAGGGTGAGACGGCGGCGCTGCGTCCGCGCGGCACGGGGAAGACGGGGCGCATCGAGCTGGCGTCTCCGGGGGCTCGGCTGTCGGGCCAGCGCAAGGCGGTGGAGCCGGCGGCACCCGACAAGACGTCGCGCTCGGGGCTGGGCGTGGTGCAGGCGCCGCCTCGGGTGGAGGAGGACGCGCCGACGATGGATGGGCGCGCGGCTTCCCGCGCGACGCTGACGGATGTGAAGGCCGCGACCGAGCCGAAGCCCGCGGAGGTCCGCGCCTCGACGCGTCCGGTGCCCGTCGTCACGCACCACGTGGAGGAGGACGCGCCGACGCTCGCGATGCCGGAGCTGGCGGGGCCTCTGCCGAAGCCGTCGCGGGTGGCGTTGCCGTTGCCTCAGGTCGACGATCTGGAGGAGGAGGACGCGCCCACGCTGTCGCTGGGCATGGCGCGCCCCGGCCGCAAGAAGGCGGGCACCAACCGCGCCGTGGAGGCGCCTTCGCCCCCGTCGCGACTGGGCTGGTGGATTCCCGCGGTGGGTCTGGGTGTCGTGGTGCTGGTGTTGTTGTGGGCCTGGTTGAAGCCGGAGCCCGTGGTGCTGGCTCCAGCGCGTGTGGAGACCGTTCCGTCCGGCGCGCGCGTGGTGTTCGACGGGCAGGAGATGCCGGCGCGCACGCCGGTGACGCTGCCGGAGATGCCCGAGGGACGCTACACGCTCGTGTTGTATCGGGAGGGCTACCAGGAGCTGCGCACGGAGCTGGAGGTCAAGGACTCGGGGCCGGTGCCGTTGGGCGTGCTGAGGCTGGTGCCGGTGGTGCAGCGGGCGCCGGCGCCGGAGGCTTCGACGGCGGAGGCGCCGCAGGCTCCCCAGCCTCCGGTGGAGGCCGCGCCCGCGGCGAAGGTCCGCTTGCGAGTGGATGCGGAGCCGTCCCGGGCGGTGGTCATCGTGGACGGTCAGCAGCGCGGCGCGGCGCCAGTCGTGGTTGAGGCCGCGCCGGGTGTGGCGTTGGCGGTCCGGGTGGAGGCCGAGAAGTACCGGCCGAGCGAGCGCACGGTGACGGTGGGCTCGGCGCCGGAGCAGGTGGAGCGCTTCACGCTGCAGCCCGAGGAGCGGGTTGCTCCTCCGGTGCGGACACCGAGGCCGGAGGCTCGCGTGGAGTCACGCACGGCGAAGGTGCGCTTCGCGGTGCGCCCCTGGGCGGAAGTCACGTGTGGAGGCAAGAAGCTGGGGGAGACGCCGTTCGAGGAGGTGGAACTGCGTGTGGGCACCTATGACTGCAAGTTCTTCAATCCGGACCTCAAGAAGACGGTCAGTCGGCGTATCGAGGTAAGGCCCATCGACCTCAACGTGGTGAGCGTGAAGCTGGAATAG
- a CDS encoding ThiF family adenylyltransferase has translation MVEPRFERNLGVISPEVMSKLARTHVLIAGVGGAGGQCAVDLVRLGLGCLTLADFDTYERHNMNRQVGCFESTLGQSKVEVVGRMCLDIHPSLRLRRVQEGITDANVEAVLDGGEGLPPVDYVVEVIDIAGGSAKQALHRACRARGVPAMTGLMLGFGAALHVFQPDAPLYEELYILPDGRVDLPAIIPHLGSYLLQDVMASCYAGRGHAPTCVVGATTAAGMMVSELMRGVMLGARAMVSWPEYLYVDLFDHRYVRAAAGRTPVPARQPA, from the coding sequence ATGGTGGAGCCCCGTTTCGAGCGCAACCTGGGCGTCATCAGCCCGGAGGTGATGTCCAAGTTGGCCCGCACGCATGTGCTCATCGCTGGCGTGGGGGGCGCCGGAGGACAGTGCGCGGTGGATCTGGTCCGGCTGGGATTGGGGTGCCTGACGCTGGCGGACTTCGATACCTACGAGCGCCACAACATGAACCGCCAGGTGGGCTGCTTCGAGAGCACGCTGGGCCAGTCCAAGGTGGAGGTGGTGGGACGGATGTGTTTGGACATCCACCCGTCGCTGCGCCTGCGCCGAGTGCAGGAGGGAATCACAGACGCCAACGTGGAGGCGGTGCTCGACGGTGGCGAGGGGCTTCCTCCGGTGGACTACGTGGTGGAGGTCATCGACATCGCGGGGGGCAGCGCGAAACAGGCGCTCCACCGCGCCTGCCGTGCGCGCGGCGTGCCCGCCATGACGGGGTTGATGCTGGGTTTCGGCGCGGCGTTGCATGTCTTCCAACCGGATGCCCCGCTGTATGAAGAGCTCTACATCCTCCCGGATGGCCGCGTGGACCTGCCCGCCATCATTCCGCACCTGGGCAGCTACCTGCTCCAGGACGTCATGGCGTCGTGTTACGCGGGGCGGGGGCATGCGCCCACGTGTGTCGTGGGAGCAACGACCGCGGCCGGGATGATGGTGAGCGAGCTGATGCGTGGGGTGATGCTGGGCGCTCGGGCCATGGTGTCCTGGCCGGAGTACCTCTACGTGGACTTGTTCGACCACCGCTATGTGCGAGCCGCCGCGGGCCGGACGCCGGTGCCGGCGCGACAGCCCGCGTGA
- a CDS encoding DofA protein, with the protein MATTVYKTALIDRVFFLRWESPPNREDIQAVFEQMRETHERLKPPLVLVASLSSRSAVPNTEQRNNLSAFQSDARPLFTEIHAIVEGNDLQYNLQRVIIAGINIVTRTHDETLQRVHQRAEQVAPLLTHSLGVDGLKVIEEARKRGVI; encoded by the coding sequence ATGGCGACAACCGTCTACAAGACAGCCCTCATCGACCGCGTCTTCTTCCTGCGTTGGGAGTCGCCTCCCAACCGGGAGGACATCCAAGCCGTCTTCGAGCAGATGCGGGAGACCCACGAGCGGCTCAAACCTCCGCTGGTGCTGGTGGCGAGCCTGTCCTCGAGGTCCGCCGTCCCCAACACGGAGCAGCGCAACAACCTCTCCGCGTTCCAATCCGATGCGCGGCCGCTCTTCACGGAGATCCACGCCATCGTCGAGGGCAACGACCTCCAGTACAACCTCCAGCGCGTCATCATCGCGGGCATCAACATCGTCACGCGCACCCATGACGAGACGCTCCAACGGGTCCACCAGCGCGCCGAGCAGGTGGCTCCGCTGCTCACCCACAGCCTGGGTGTGGATGGATTGAAGGTCATCGAGGAGGCGCGCAAGCGCGGCGTCATCTGA
- the pssA gene encoding CDP-diacylglycerol--serine O-phosphatidyltransferase — MTTEQPRARRPRRHFSMIRTFVLADFVTLGNGFAGTGAILSAMQYLATGQQTWLWVAFALMPLALVMDFLDGRIARWRFKKSPLGADLDSLADVISFGMAPAALAFAVGMRGALDVMVLLYFVACGISRLARFNVTSAELSDGSGKVKYFEGTPIPTSLGLVLVLAVATWKGRIGESMWGGAWELGPLVLHPLVLLYAASGSAMISKTLRIPKI; from the coding sequence ATGACGACCGAGCAGCCGCGTGCCCGTCGCCCGCGCCGCCACTTCTCGATGATTCGCACCTTCGTGCTCGCCGACTTCGTGACGCTGGGCAACGGCTTCGCGGGGACGGGCGCCATCCTCTCCGCGATGCAGTACCTGGCCACCGGGCAGCAGACGTGGCTGTGGGTGGCCTTCGCGCTGATGCCGCTGGCGCTGGTGATGGACTTCCTGGATGGGCGCATCGCGCGCTGGCGGTTCAAGAAGTCGCCCCTGGGGGCGGATCTGGACTCACTGGCGGACGTCATCTCCTTCGGCATGGCGCCCGCGGCGCTGGCCTTCGCGGTGGGGATGCGCGGGGCGCTGGATGTGATGGTGCTGTTGTACTTCGTCGCTTGTGGCATCAGCCGGCTGGCGCGCTTCAACGTCACGTCCGCGGAGCTGTCGGACGGGTCGGGGAAGGTGAAGTACTTCGAGGGCACGCCCATTCCCACCAGCCTGGGGCTGGTGCTGGTGTTGGCCGTGGCCACGTGGAAGGGCCGCATCGGCGAGTCGATGTGGGGAGGGGCCTGGGAACTGGGGCCGCTGGTGTTGCATCCGCTGGTGCTGCTGTACGCGGCCAGCGGCAGCGCGATGATCAGCAAGACGCTGCGCATCCCCAAGATTTGA
- a CDS encoding choice-of-anchor D domain-containing protein, whose protein sequence is MTWRWGLWAFAVLGLVVGCADRERSSLADGRLTATPGGMDFQKVALHDARETEISLRNVGRARINVSEVWVEGPEGAYLATFVDEGPHSLAPGSARALRVRYTPTHEGGQDAVLVVRSDAQTEPFVRVPLTGKGVAAWARVSPGALDFGRIEADSTKTLTVTLDNPTELPVEVTPRVVGADRDEFEVSTLSVAPRSRAELALTFRPVRVGRKQAALAVSPCRGCADLSVKLTAESLEQAVVAEPPVVDFAAVPVDREDFRESRIRNVSTEPVTVTALTLDGLDASFSLGLPNGTFPLVLQPGEVRGVQLRYSPGHMGPAEDLARYHVESRRHPTTDVKLRGFGGAAELCVSPVAHDFGLQPLGSKSRVMVNVKNCGATNAGTLTIQSLEWRTDPTGPLQFNHAPLATPYTLQPGQEVNLQVYYEPTRAGRASGVLVMNTNAYATGTVELAFKGDAMAHAPCELAITPAVVDFGTVHPGRGAVLGVKLENKGRDICPVKNIQLRDTGGGVFSLPGGGLFGVTIYPGDWFSFQVAFHAPVLGGSFTGEVQVEQMNPANPLLLVPLVAQSEMSCLMASPWFVDWGVARRDCPPEPREVNYLNACSMPVSVSNVWVGPGTTDGEFIVSGVPGPRPFTLLPGEAFTVDVEYTAQVYGMNLSPLFVSSSELTAPLLVPLIGESSRRMEKTDTFTQQDVSKVDVLFVVDNTASMVEEHPRLVAAVPSFVDTALAKQVDLHVAVTTTGISPVSGACPGGAEGGEAGRFFPVDNSRPRILTDAMADLTAALQRNVQVGQCAHVEQGFEAMRRALSPPLVNSVDDPRTPMPRDGNLTFLRDSAALVVVFIGDEDDHSPDAVDTYVQWAQQLKGQNQPQRATFYAIAPTAAACGTAGGAGTRYAEATVRTGGEVLNVCAPNYGPLLTAVANKAFSAQDRFPLSDAPEPGTVAVTVNGQPATGWRYDAPTNTVIFTNIPAPGAKVAITYRRSCTAG, encoded by the coding sequence ATGACGTGGCGCTGGGGCTTGTGGGCCTTCGCGGTGTTGGGGCTGGTCGTCGGCTGTGCGGACCGTGAGCGCTCGTCGCTCGCGGATGGGCGGCTGACAGCCACTCCCGGGGGAATGGACTTCCAGAAAGTCGCCCTCCACGACGCACGCGAGACGGAGATTTCCCTTCGCAACGTGGGGCGTGCGCGCATCAACGTGAGCGAAGTCTGGGTGGAGGGCCCGGAAGGGGCCTACCTGGCGACGTTCGTCGACGAGGGACCACACAGTCTGGCGCCCGGCAGTGCCCGCGCGTTGCGCGTGCGCTACACGCCGACCCATGAAGGTGGCCAGGACGCGGTGCTGGTGGTTCGTTCGGATGCGCAGACCGAGCCCTTCGTGCGGGTTCCCTTGACGGGGAAGGGCGTGGCCGCGTGGGCGCGGGTGTCGCCGGGGGCGCTGGACTTCGGGCGCATCGAGGCGGACTCGACGAAGACGCTCACGGTGACGCTGGACAATCCCACGGAGCTCCCCGTGGAGGTGACGCCTCGGGTGGTGGGCGCGGACCGCGACGAGTTCGAGGTGTCGACCCTCTCGGTGGCGCCGCGGAGCCGCGCGGAGCTGGCGCTGACGTTCCGTCCGGTGAGGGTGGGGCGCAAGCAGGCGGCCCTGGCGGTGTCTCCGTGCCGCGGCTGCGCGGACCTGTCCGTGAAGCTGACGGCCGAGTCGCTCGAGCAGGCGGTGGTGGCCGAGCCCCCCGTGGTGGACTTCGCGGCGGTGCCCGTGGACCGGGAGGACTTTCGCGAGTCGCGCATCCGCAACGTGAGCACGGAGCCGGTGACGGTGACGGCGCTGACGCTGGATGGGCTGGATGCCTCCTTCTCATTGGGCCTTCCGAACGGGACCTTTCCCCTGGTGCTTCAGCCGGGGGAGGTGCGCGGCGTGCAGCTTCGCTACAGCCCGGGGCACATGGGGCCGGCGGAGGACCTGGCGCGCTACCACGTGGAGAGCCGGCGTCACCCCACCACGGATGTGAAGCTGCGGGGCTTCGGTGGCGCGGCGGAGCTGTGCGTGTCGCCCGTGGCGCATGACTTCGGCTTGCAGCCCCTGGGCTCCAAGTCGCGGGTCATGGTCAACGTGAAGAACTGCGGCGCCACCAACGCGGGCACCCTCACCATCCAGTCGTTGGAGTGGCGGACGGACCCGACCGGGCCCCTCCAGTTCAACCACGCGCCCCTGGCCACGCCGTACACGTTGCAGCCGGGGCAGGAGGTCAACCTCCAAGTCTATTACGAGCCCACGCGCGCGGGGCGGGCCTCGGGGGTGCTGGTGATGAACACCAACGCCTATGCCACGGGCACGGTGGAGCTTGCCTTCAAGGGCGACGCGATGGCGCATGCGCCCTGTGAGCTCGCCATCACCCCGGCCGTCGTGGACTTCGGCACCGTGCACCCGGGCCGGGGCGCGGTGCTGGGCGTGAAGCTGGAGAACAAGGGGCGGGATATCTGCCCGGTGAAGAACATCCAGCTTCGCGACACCGGGGGAGGGGTGTTCAGTCTGCCGGGGGGAGGACTCTTCGGCGTCACGATCTATCCGGGCGACTGGTTCAGCTTCCAGGTGGCCTTCCACGCGCCGGTTCTCGGGGGCTCCTTCACCGGGGAGGTCCAGGTGGAGCAGATGAACCCGGCCAATCCGCTCCTGCTCGTCCCGTTGGTGGCGCAGTCCGAGATGTCGTGCCTGATGGCGTCTCCCTGGTTCGTGGATTGGGGCGTGGCGCGGCGCGACTGCCCGCCCGAGCCTCGCGAGGTGAACTACCTCAATGCGTGCTCCATGCCCGTGTCCGTGTCGAACGTGTGGGTGGGCCCTGGCACCACGGATGGAGAGTTCATCGTCAGCGGCGTGCCCGGGCCCCGGCCCTTCACGCTCCTGCCGGGCGAGGCCTTCACCGTGGATGTGGAGTACACGGCGCAGGTGTATGGGATGAACCTGTCTCCGCTGTTCGTGAGCTCCAGCGAGCTGACCGCGCCGCTGCTGGTGCCGCTCATCGGTGAGTCTTCCCGGCGGATGGAGAAGACGGACACCTTCACCCAGCAGGACGTGAGCAAGGTGGACGTCCTCTTCGTCGTCGACAACACGGCGTCCATGGTGGAGGAGCATCCTCGCCTGGTGGCCGCCGTTCCCTCGTTCGTGGACACGGCGCTCGCCAAGCAGGTGGACCTGCACGTGGCCGTCACCACCACGGGCATCAGTCCTGTCTCCGGCGCATGCCCGGGTGGGGCGGAGGGCGGCGAGGCGGGGCGCTTCTTCCCGGTGGACAACTCCCGTCCGCGCATCCTCACGGACGCGATGGCCGACCTCACGGCGGCGCTCCAGCGGAACGTGCAGGTAGGGCAGTGCGCCCATGTGGAGCAGGGCTTCGAGGCCATGCGCCGCGCGCTGTCGCCGCCCTTGGTGAACAGCGTGGATGATCCACGCACGCCCATGCCCCGCGATGGCAACCTGACCTTCCTGCGCGACTCGGCGGCGCTCGTGGTGGTCTTCATCGGTGACGAGGACGACCACTCGCCCGACGCGGTGGACACCTACGTGCAGTGGGCCCAGCAGCTCAAGGGACAGAACCAGCCCCAGCGCGCCACGTTCTATGCCATCGCTCCCACGGCGGCGGCGTGTGGCACGGCGGGCGGGGCAGGCACGCGCTACGCGGAGGCCACGGTGCGCACGGGCGGCGAGGTGCTGAACGTGTGCGCGCCCAACTACGGGCCGCTCCTCACGGCGGTGGCCAACAAGGCCTTCTCCGCGCAGGACCGCTTCCCGCTGAGCGACGCGCCGGAGCCGGGCACGGTGGCGGTGACGGTGAACGGGCAGCCGGCGACGGGCTGGCGCTACGACGCGCCCACCAACACCGTCATCTTCACCAACATCCCGGCTCCAGGGGCCAAGGTGGCCATCACCTACCGGCGCTCCTGTACGGCCGGGTGA